GAATATGAAGATAGCATTCGCTGTGACCCTACTGTGTGCGTGTAATGCCGATATGTTTTGAGCCAACACTTCAACATTGGGAGCCTGGGCTCTGTTTATGGCGTGTAGGCCCTTTATGGGAAACCCATGAGTAAACAGGAGGGCACCCACCTGCCGAGGCAGGTTCAAAACAACGACAGAACGGCATAGCGGGGAGTGTCGGGAAATATCTTAAAAACACTAACTTTTTTAGTTAGTGTTTTTTTATATGCCAGGAATTTGCTGCTTTTGTCACGAAATAAAATATTCGTTTAGTTTTGCTGAGCGTAATCATCTTTCCAGTGTGGTTTTGCAACTACTTCTAGTTTATGAATAGAATTATATTCGATAAGGAGTTTTATCTTATGAGATTAATAGATTTACGTAGTGACACCGTAACACAGCCTACTTCAGCAATGCGCTTAGCCATGTATCAGGCTGAGGTTGGTGATGATGTGTATGGCGAGGATCCCACCGTTTTACGTTTAGAAAACTTAGGGGCTGAAATAACCGGAAAAGAAGCTGCGCTATTTGTTGCCAGTGGTACTATGGGGAATCAACTGGCTGTGATGACTCATACCCAAAGAGGGGATGAAATTATTTGTGAAGCCAATTCCCATATCTTTTACTACGAAGTCGGCGGATTGGCGTATCTTGCTGGAGTTCAGGCTCGTACCTTAGTAGGACAGAGAGGCATTCTATCTGTAGATGCCATTGAGCAAGCTATTCGGCCAGTCGATATTCATTTACCGAAAACTAGCCTGATTTGTCTGGAGAATACTCATAATCGGGCCGGGGGTACTTATTATAGCATTCCTGAATTAAAAACAATACACACATTATCGCAGACGAGGAATATTCCACTACATATTGATGGAGCCAGGTTATTTAATGCAGCTGTTGCCCAAAAAAAACCTGTAGCTGAACTAGCCCAATATAGTGACACGATTAGCTTATGCTTATCTAAAGGACTTGGAGCCCCAGTGGGATCACTTTTAGTTGGACCAGCAGAGTTTATTAAACAGGCGCGTCGTTACCGTAAAATGCTTGGCGGTGGAATGCGGCAAGCTGGTATCATTGCCGCAGCAGCTTTAGTCAGTTTAGAAACGCAAGTGGATAGACTGGAGGAAGATCATCAGCATGCAAAAATTTTGGCAGATGCTATCGCTAATTTGGGATTGAATATTGATCTTGATACGGTTAAGACTAATATCGTAATCTTCGGGATAGAATCTTTGGGGATAAACGCTGATAGAATGCTGCAGACATTAAGTACTTATGGTATTAAGGCCAATGCCTTTGGTGAATATACAGTGCGCTTTGTGACTCACTTTGGTATCACAAGATCTGATGTTAATCACACCATTCAGGCATTATCACAGATTGTAAAAGGGTGATCATATGGATTTATTCTCCCATGCCAGTCAGGCTTTAATTGAAACAAATGCTCCTTTGGCAACTAGAATGAGACCGAAGAGATTAGATGATTATATTGGACAAGAAGAAATCACCGGAGCGGAGAAGTTCTTACGGCGAATGATTGATGCTGATAGAGTACCCTCTATGATTCTATTTGGTCCGCCTGGGACAGGAAAAACAACTTTAGCTGAAATTATTGCGAATACGACAAACAGTAAGTTTGAAAAACTTAACGCAGTTGCTGCTGGAATTTCCGATGTCCGCAAAATTGTTGAGGCTGCTAAAGATCGCCTGCGTTTAGAACAGCGCCGAACCATTTTATTTATTGATGAGATCCATCGGTTTAATAAGAGCCAACAAGATGTTTTATTACCTTATGTGGAAGATGGAAGGGTCATTCTAATTGGTGCAACTACCGAGAATCCATACTTTTCGGTTAACTCACCGCTCTTGTCGAGAATGAGGGTTGTAAGGCTAAATTCTTTAGGTCAAGATGCAGTGACAAAAATTCTTAAACGAGCCATTGCTGATTGTGAGCATGGGCTAGGTCTAAAAGGGTTGTCTTTTGAAGAATCTATTTTTGAGATTATCTATATTGTTGCCAATGGTGATGCTCGAATTGCATTGAATATTTTAGAACAAGCTGCAGCTATGGTTGAGGCAACAGTTGAAAAGAAGCTAACCATTGAAACCATTCATGCAATTGTCGGTGAGAGGATGCAGCGCTATGACAAACAAGGTGATAATCACTATGATGCGGTTTCTGCTTTCATAAAAAGTATGCGTGGCTCAGATCCAGATGCCGCACTTCATTACTTGGCACGGATGTTAGCAGCTGGCGAGGATATAAATTTTATTGCTCGAAGAATTGTAATTTGCGCAGCTGAGGATATTGGCAATGCCGATCCTCAAGCGTTGGTTATTGCAATGGCGGCAGCAAATGCCGCTCAATTTTTAGGTTTGCCGGAAGCCCGAATTCCACTTGCACAAGCGGTTACTTATTTGGCTGGTGCGCCAAAAAGCAATGCTGCTTATATGGGAATCAACGCAGCTCAATCTGACATCAACCAAAAAGATTGTGGTAATATCCCTGTTCATTTACGTGATGCAAGTTATTCAGGTGCTGCTAAGTTTGGCCACGGTGTAGATTATATTTACCCTCATAATTTTTCTGGAAATTTTGTTCAACAACATTATAGGCCAGAGAAATTGCGAGAAACTGTTTATTATCAACCGACTGATAATGGAACGGAAGCAGGAATAAAAGCGCGTTTACACAAACTCTGGCCATCTCGCTATTAGTTGTTTTTTGCCAGTTTGATAGAGCATAATATGCGGATTGATAACTCAAAATAAAGTGTGATATTGTTTTTGACAACACCAAATTTTTCTGGTATATTAATACTCAACAAAACCTATCATTTTACTCGGGAAAGCAGGAGAGATTTTATTGAAATTGTCAACAAAAGGACGATACGGGGTTGCGGCCATGTATGACTTAGCGTTGCATTATGGACAAGGTCCAATATCATTAAAAAGTGTTGCACTGCGACAGGGTATTTCAGAGCATTATCTTGAACAGTTAATGGGTACTTTGCGTAAAGCTGGTTATGTGAAGAGTCTTAGAGGCTCGCAAGGAGGGTATACGCTAACTAAGGATCCTGCAAAAATTACTGTAGGTGATATTATCACCATCATGGAAGGCCCAATTGCCCCTGTAGATTGTTTGCTTACTGATGATATTGTTAACACCTACTGTGAACGAGCTGGCGCTTGTGTAACCAGAGGCGTATGGGCAAAAGTACGTGACAGTATAAATAATGTATTAAATTCAATTTCTCTCGCAGATTTATGCCGTGAAGATAAAGAACAAGGAGATGAATAGTAAATGAAACGAATTTATTTCGATCACTCAGCTACTACACCTGTTGATGATGATGTAGCAAAACTAATGCTTGAGTATATGACTGAAAAATTTGGTAATCCTTCAAGTATTCATTCTTTTGGGCGAGAAGTCCGCAAAGCAGTCGATGAAGCTCGTGGTCATGTAGCAGCATTACTTGGTGCAAATGCCAATGAAATTTTCTTTACAAGCGGTGGGACAGAAGCAGATAATATTGCTTTAAAAGGGGTAGCATTAGCAAATCGTAAAAAAGGCAATCACATTATTACAACAGCTATTGAGCATCATGCCATCTTGCATACCTGTGAATACTTAGAAAAACAAGGTTTTACTATTACTTATTTACCCGTTGATGAGAATGCCCGTGTAAGAGTAGAAGATGTTCGTAATGCCATTACCGATAAAACAGTCCTTATTAGTGTTATGTTTGCCAATAATGAGGTTGGCACTATTCAACCAATTAAAGAGATTGGTGAGATTGCCAAAGAAAAAGGCATATATTTTCATACAGATGCCGTTCAAGCGGTTGGAAACTATCCAATAGACGTAAAAGAATTAAATATTGATTTACTTACCTTGTCGGGTCATAAATTCCACGGACCTAAAGGAATTGGAGCTTTGTATGCACGACGTGGAGTGCGGATTGAGGCCTTACAGCAAGGGGGCGGGCAAGAACGCAGCTTGCGACCAGGGACTGAGAATGTTCCAGGCATCATTGGGTTAGGGAAAGCGGCTGAGATTGCAAAGCGTGATATGTCAAAGAAAGTTGCTCATATCACAGCGTTGAAAGAAAAGCTTATGGCTGGTATACAAGAAAAAATTTCTGATATTAAGCTCAATGGTCACCCAACTCTTCGTATGCCAGGCAATGTTAATTTTAGCTTTAGGTTTGTTGAAGGTGAATCGTTATTGTTAAATCTTGATTTAAAGGGTATTGCCGCATCCAGTGGTTCAGCCTGTACTTCCGGCTCACTTGATCCGTCTCATGTTCTCCTGGCAATGGGACTTACTCATGAGGTTGCTCATGGGTCACTGAGGATAAGTTTGGGCCGCGGCAATACAGAAGAAGATATCGATTATTGCCTCACTGTATTACCTGAAATTATTGAGCGCTTGCGTAGCATGTCACCACTCAGTAATTCTAGTACTATGGCTGAGAGCAATCCTTGCAGTCACTGTCATAAGCACTAATTGAGAGGGGAATTTAAGTATGTATACTGAAAAAGTAATGGATCATTTCACCAATCCTCGAAATGTTGGTGAAATTAAAGAAGCTAGCGGTGTCGGCGAAGTCGGCAATGCAAAATGTGGCGACATCATGAGAATTTATTTGCAAGTTGAAGATAATATTATTAAAGATGTTAAGTTTAAGACTTTCGGCTGTGGTGCAGCAATTGCAACAAGCAGTATGGTGACTGAATTGGTTAAAGGAAAAAATTTGGAAGAAGCCCTTCAAATATCCAACCAAGCTGTCGCTGAGGCGCTTGGTGGATTGCCGCCAGCTAAAATGCACTGTTCTAATCTGGCTGCTGATGCTTTACATGAAGCAATTAAAGATTATATTAGCAAAAAAGAAGGAAAGTGATTATATCATGTGCGCTAAACCCAGAGTGGTTGTAGCCATGAGCGGAGGGGTGGACAGTTCTTTAACTGCCGCCCTTCTTGTGCGTCAGGGCTATGATGTTATCGGTGTAACCATGCAGATATGGGATAATACCGCTCAGATGGATGATACTGACGATCGCGGCTGCTGTTCGTTATCAGCAGTAGATGATGCCAGAAGAGTTGCAGAAAAAATTGGTATTCCTTATTATGTACTAAATTTTCGGCAAATGTTTAATGAAACAGTTGTCAATTATTTTATTGATGAATATTCCAAGGGACAAACACCTAATCCGTGTATTGCCTGTAATCGTTATGTCAAATTTGAGGGATTGTTACAGAAATCTTTGGGGCTGGGTGCTCAATTTGTGGCTACAGGACATTATGCCAGAATTGACTATGATGAGCGTAATAAACGCTATCTGCTGCGTAAAGGAATTGATACGGCAAAAGATCAGTCGTATGCGTTGTATCACCTTAATCAAGCGACGTTACAGCATTTCATGATGCCGTTAGGTGTTTATACCAAGGTTCAGACCAGGGCTATGGCGGCGGAATTTGGTTTATCTGTTGCCAATAAACCTGATAGCCAGGAAATCTGTTTTGTACCTGATGATGATTATAAAAGCTTCCTGGAAGAGAGGGCGCCTAAAGCCTTGAAGCCTGGTAATATTGTTGATACAAATGGAGTTGTATTAGGGCGTCATAAAGGATTGCCGTTATATACTGTTGGACAACGCAAGGGACTGGGGATTGCTGCTGGCAAACCTATGTATGTTGTTGCTCTTGACCGCGATGCTAACAAAGTCGTTGTAGGTTCTAATGAGGATGTTTTCGGAAGTGAATTAATTGCTCATGATCTTAACTTTATTACAGTAGATAAATTGACAAAGCCTATGGTTGTTTCAGCTAAAATCCGTTATAGTGCTAAGGAATCTGAAGCTATCGTGACTCCTATTGGTGATGACCAAGTTCATGTGAAGTTTAGTCAACCGCAGCGAGCGATTACTCCTGGACAATCGGTTGTATTTTATGAAGATGATATCGTCGTTGGTGGTGGGATCATTACCAAGGCGATCAAATAACTTCACTGCGATTTCTTGAAATATTTAATCGGAGCATTAAATTTGGTTATAAAACGAACTTACTTGGGGCATAAATAATACTACAATCTGTTGGAGGCCGCTTATGCAAAAAATCAGAGATTTACTTGGCCTGCCAGTGCTGGAAACCAAAAATGGCACACAGATTGGCGAGGTACAAGAAGTGATCGTTGATATTGATCAGGCATCGGTGCGTGGTATTATTATTGCTAACGCAAATTGGTTCACGAGCGAACAAGGGATTGCATTTAATAATTTACACAGCATAGGTCGCGATGCGGTAATGGTTAGAGATGCAGAGGTCATACAAGGTGTAAGTGAATTTATATCATCAGATAGCAAGGTTTATCGTTTGAATGAGTTACTTGATAAGCATATTTTCACCGAAAGTGGCCTTCAACTAGGTGCGTTAGTGGATCTTGGTTTTGAGTCCGTTACTGGAGAAATTAAGGCTTATCATGTATCTGATGGTGTGTTGACTGATTTACTTTATGGTCGTATGAGTCTGCCATTACCACAGGCACAAATTGTTGGACAGGATAAAGTCATAGTTCCTGAATCAATGGCCAAACTTCTTCATACCGAAACAGAGTTATCATAGTGTGTGAGGTGGAACAGATGCTGACTTGTCCTGTATGCGGGGAACGTGGTATTGGTAAAGTTGGAGTTGAGCAGTATTATTGTTGGGAATGTTGTGTAGAGTTTATCATGAAAGGGCAGGATGTAAAGATTTATAGCGTTCTGGATGATGGAACATTAACACTTTATTCTGACCAACTTGAGGCTGCAGCAAATCAGAATTAATCTAAAGATTATAAAGAGATAAAGGGGTGACATGATGCGCAGATTTTTACAGGGATTGCTTTGGGGTGGTGTTGTAGGAACGGTAGTAGGTGCCATCATCGGCCCAATGACAAAGGCTCAGCAAAAGCCAATGAAAAAGCCGTTGGCGGAACGCAGTGCAGAAGCTGTGGTATCTACAACTGAAGGACTCATGCGTGAAGCGCGGCGTGCCCGTCGCCGTATCATGAAAAAATTGGATTAATATCAGGGAAGACCGATAAGGTCTTCTTTTTTTGCACAGAATACTATTAGAAGCTAAAAATTATTCGTTGAGGTGTTCAAGTGATATTAACTAAAAAGCATGTCCGATTAACGATAATCGTCGCTTTTCTAATTATCGGCAGTTATTTTATTTGGCTTGTTCGCAATGGGCTTTATCCATTTATCATTGGCTTATTTTTGGCGTACCTGTTAAATCCGGCGGTTTGTTTTTTGGAAAATAAAGGGATAAAACGGTGTTGGGCAATTGTTTTAGTATATCTTATTTTATTTAGTATCCTTATTGGCGGTGGAAGTCAATTTATTCCTATGCTAGTGCATGAGCTCGAGAGTTTTGGTGCTGAGCTGCCCCAGATGGCCAATAAGGTTGAAGAATTGATCCAAATGATTCAAAATCAGTACCAGAACTCAGGCCTGCCCTTTTCTATGAGGGTTGCACTTGATCAAACAGTTGTTAAAGTTGAGAATGAGATGCAAGTGTTTGTCACTTCTGTTGCGCAGGGCATTGTAAATACATTAAGCCATATTATTGGTTTGGTTATTAGCCCTGTATTGGCTTTTTATTTATTACATGATTGGTATCTCATTAAAGAAGAATTATTATCATTGCTACCTGGCCGGTGGCGTCCTGAAATAATTTCTATTTTTAAGGATATTAATAAAATACTTAATGGAGTAATTCGTGGACAAATTCTTATCGCGGTTATTGTGGGAGTTTTAGTTAGTATTGGTCTTTACCTTTTAGATTTAAGGTACGCGTTACTCATTGGAATTTTAGCGGGAGTATTAGATGTCATTCCTTATTTTGGTGCTGTCATTGGGGCTGCACCTGCAGTCATGATGGCATTGCTTTACTCTCCACTATTAGCCCTGAAAGTCGCTGTTTTGTTCTTATTGGTACACCAGTTGGAAGGCACAATCATTCAACCTAAGATATTAGGTGAAAGCGTAGGCTTGCATCCGTTATCCGTAATTTTTTTTGTTTTTATTGGTGGAGAATTAGGCGGTCTTGTTGGTATGCTCATTGGAGTACCTTTGGCTGCAATTGGGAAAGTGCTAGTGCGCCATGTAATTAAATTGTTAGTGTAATCGCCAATTATTGACATTCAAAGATAATTTATGTATAATGCTCAAAAGAATGGCCTAAACCTTAGTGGAGGTTGATAATTTTGATTTACATGTCTGGAAACCAACTACGCCAAAAATTTTTGCAATTTTTTGCTAGTAAAGATCATCTAATTTTACCAAGTTATTCACTAGTTCCAGAAAACGATCCTACGTTGTTAATGATTGGTGCTGGGATGGCTCCGTTCAAGCCCTATTTTACCGGAAAATTAAAGCCGCCTCATCCGCGTATTTCAACAAGCCAGAAATGCGTTAGAACTGGCGATATTGAAAATGTCGGACGGACTGCTCGCCATCATACTTTTTTTGAGATGTTAGGAAATTTTTCGTTTGGTGATTACTTTAAACGAGAAGCGATTGCTTGGGCGTGGGAATTTATTACTAAACATTTGGAAATACCGGTTGAGAAATTATGGGTGACTATTCATCCAACCGACGATGAAGCTTATGAGATATGGGAAAAAGAAATCGGAGTTTCGCCTTCTCGTATTGTAAAAATGGAAGATAATTTTTGGGAAATAGGTCCTGGACCCTGTGGACCTTGCTCAGAGATCTATGTCGATTTAGGTGAAGAACGCGGATGTGGATCATCGGAATGTGCTATTGGTTGTGATTGCGACCGTTACCTGGAAATTTGGAATTTGGTGTTTACGCAATTTGACCGGGATGAAGAGGGCAACTATAAACCGTTAGCTAAAAAGAATATTGATACTGGTGCTGGTCTTGAACGAATTGCATCAGTGCTGCAAAACAAGAAGTCTAACTTTGAAACTGATTTATTATATCCTATTATTGAATACGCTGCTGATGTAGCAAAAGTGAGCTATGGACAAGTTAATAATAAAACTGACGTTTCGCTTAAAGTAATTGCCGATCATGCCCGAAGTATGACGATCATGATCTCTGATGGCATATTACCGTCCAATGAAGGTCGTGGCTATGTCTTAAGACGAATCATTCGGAGAGCAATACGCCATGGACGATTACTAGGCATTGAAAAAACGTTCTTAGTGAACGCGGTCGATGTGGTTGTCAATATTTTTGCTGAAGCCTATTCCGATTTGATTGAGAAGCAAGAATATATTAAAAAAGTTGTTCAGCAAGAAGAGGAAAGATTCCAAGCAACACTTGCACAAGGAATTGAACTTCTTAATAAGCTGATTAAAGAACTCGCACAGGAAAATCAGAAAATTCTTGCTGGGGCAGCAGCATTTAAATTGTACGATACTTTCGGTTTCCCTTGGGAATTAACTGCTGAAATTTTGTCTGAGCATGACATGGAATTAGATAAGCTTGCTTTTGATCAGGCAATGAATGAACAGCGTGAGCGTGCAAGAGCTGCTCGACAGGAGAATCAAAGAGTTGCAATACCGGATTTGACAGGTATTGTAACTGAGCAACTGCGTTATGATGTTAACGCCAAACAAGCCACTGTTGTCCGCATGTGGAAAGACGGGCAATTGGTTGATGAAGCTCACGATGGTGATGAGGCAGCTATTATTTTGGATGCTACTTCAT
This portion of the Sporomusaceae bacterium FL31 genome encodes:
- the iscS_1 gene encoding cysteine desulfurase IscS codes for the protein MKRIYFDHSATTPVDDDVAKLMLEYMTEKFGNPSSIHSFGREVRKAVDEARGHVAALLGANANEIFFTSGGTEADNIALKGVALANRKKGNHIITTAIEHHAILHTCEYLEKQGFTITYLPVDENARVRVEDVRNAITDKTVLISVMFANNEVGTIQPIKEIGEIAKEKGIYFHTDAVQAVGNYPIDVKELNIDLLTLSGHKFHGPKGIGALYARRGVRIEALQQGGGQERSLRPGTENVPGIIGLGKAAEIAKRDMSKKVAHITALKEKLMAGIQEKISDIKLNGHPTLRMPGNVNFSFRFVEGESLLLNLDLKGIAASSGSACTSGSLDPSHVLLAMGLTHEVAHGSLRISLGRGNTEEDIDYCLTVLPEIIERLRSMSPLSNSSTMAESNPCSHCHKH
- the alaS gene encoding alanine--tRNA ligase; protein product: MIYMSGNQLRQKFLQFFASKDHLILPSYSLVPENDPTLLMIGAGMAPFKPYFTGKLKPPHPRISTSQKCVRTGDIENVGRTARHHTFFEMLGNFSFGDYFKREAIAWAWEFITKHLEIPVEKLWVTIHPTDDEAYEIWEKEIGVSPSRIVKMEDNFWEIGPGPCGPCSEIYVDLGEERGCGSSECAIGCDCDRYLEIWNLVFTQFDRDEEGNYKPLAKKNIDTGAGLERIASVLQNKKSNFETDLLYPIIEYAADVAKVSYGQVNNKTDVSLKVIADHARSMTIMISDGILPSNEGRGYVLRRIIRRAIRHGRLLGIEKTFLVNAVDVVVNIFAEAYSDLIEKQEYIKKVVQQEEERFQATLAQGIELLNKLIKELAQENQKILAGAAAFKLYDTFGFPWELTAEILSEHDMELDKLAFDQAMNEQRERARAARQENQRVAIPDLTGIVTEQLRYDVNAKQATVVRMWKDGQLVDEAHDGDEAAIILDATSFYAEGGGQLGDSGWIEGPLGKMAVTTAKKLPNGTIYHLGFVQEGTLKVGEAVLLAPDLTRRTATARNHTATHLLHAALKNVLGAHVNQAGSFVGPERLRFDFSHFSAVTAEELNEIEQYVNDIIYKNILVDILETTQDEAKEMGAMALFGEKYGDIVRVVCVDECSKELCGGIHVANTAEIGLFKIVSESGVASGVRRIEAVTGNGAINYLNDREKLLLEAAGIVKARPEEIVNRLESLMNHVKDLENHLNATNTKLAKLEVQKLFDSMQEVNGVQVITGIVNASDIDGLRAAADLVRDKLTCGVVILAATVSSDKVNFVAMATKEAVAKGIHAGNLVKEAARVAGGGGGGRPDMAQAGGKQPGMIAPALSAAFDVITQQVK
- a CDS encoding iron-sulfur cluster assembly scaffold protein; translation: MYTEKVMDHFTNPRNVGEIKEASGVGEVGNAKCGDIMRIYLQVEDNIIKDVKFKTFGCGAAIATSSMVTELVKGKNLEEALQISNQAVAEALGGLPPAKMHCSNLAADALHEAIKDYISKKEGK
- a CDS encoding AI-2E family transporter, giving the protein MILTKKHVRLTIIVAFLIIGSYFIWLVRNGLYPFIIGLFLAYLLNPAVCFLENKGIKRCWAIVLVYLILFSILIGGGSQFIPMLVHELESFGAELPQMANKVEELIQMIQNQYQNSGLPFSMRVALDQTVVKVENEMQVFVTSVAQGIVNTLSHIIGLVISPVLAFYLLHDWYLIKEELLSLLPGRWRPEIISIFKDINKILNGVIRGQILIAVIVGVLVSIGLYLLDLRYALLIGILAGVLDVIPYFGAVIGAAPAVMMALLYSPLLALKVAVLFLLVHQLEGTIIQPKILGESVGLHPLSVIFFVFIGGELGGLVGMLIGVPLAAIGKVLVRHVIKLLV
- a CDS encoding ATPase AAA, which produces MDLFSHASQALIETNAPLATRMRPKRLDDYIGQEEITGAEKFLRRMIDADRVPSMILFGPPGTGKTTLAEIIANTTNSKFEKLNAVAAGISDVRKIVEAAKDRLRLEQRRTILFIDEIHRFNKSQQDVLLPYVEDGRVILIGATTENPYFSVNSPLLSRMRVVRLNSLGQDAVTKILKRAIADCEHGLGLKGLSFEESIFEIIYIVANGDARIALNILEQAAAMVEATVEKKLTIETIHAIVGERMQRYDKQGDNHYDAVSAFIKSMRGSDPDAALHYLARMLAAGEDINFIARRIVICAAEDIGNADPQALVIAMAAANAAQFLGLPEARIPLAQAVTYLAGAPKSNAAYMGINAAQSDINQKDCGNIPVHLRDASYSGAAKFGHGVDYIYPHNFSGNFVQQHYRPEKLRETVYYQPTDNGTEAGIKARLHKLWPSRY
- a CDS encoding AsnC family transcriptional regulator, translated to MKLSTKGRYGVAAMYDLALHYGQGPISLKSVALRQGISEHYLEQLMGTLRKAGYVKSLRGSQGGYTLTKDPAKITVGDIITIMEGPIAPVDCLLTDDIVNTYCERAGACVTRGVWAKVRDSINNVLNSISLADLCREDKEQGDE
- the ltaE gene encoding threonine aldolase, whose translation is MRLIDLRSDTVTQPTSAMRLAMYQAEVGDDVYGEDPTVLRLENLGAEITGKEAALFVASGTMGNQLAVMTHTQRGDEIICEANSHIFYYEVGGLAYLAGVQARTLVGQRGILSVDAIEQAIRPVDIHLPKTSLICLENTHNRAGGTYYSIPELKTIHTLSQTRNIPLHIDGARLFNAAVAQKKPVAELAQYSDTISLCLSKGLGAPVGSLLVGPAEFIKQARRYRKMLGGGMRQAGIIAAAALVSLETQVDRLEEDHQHAKILADAIANLGLNIDLDTVKTNIVIFGIESLGINADRMLQTLSTYGIKANAFGEYTVRFVTHFGITRSDVNHTIQALSQIVKG
- the mnmA gene encoding tRNA-specific 2-thiouridylase MnmA; the encoded protein is MCAKPRVVVAMSGGVDSSLTAALLVRQGYDVIGVTMQIWDNTAQMDDTDDRGCCSLSAVDDARRVAEKIGIPYYVLNFRQMFNETVVNYFIDEYSKGQTPNPCIACNRYVKFEGLLQKSLGLGAQFVATGHYARIDYDERNKRYLLRKGIDTAKDQSYALYHLNQATLQHFMMPLGVYTKVQTRAMAAEFGLSVANKPDSQEICFVPDDDYKSFLEERAPKALKPGNIVDTNGVVLGRHKGLPLYTVGQRKGLGIAAGKPMYVVALDRDANKVVVGSNEDVFGSELIAHDLNFITVDKLTKPMVVSAKIRYSAKESEAIVTPIGDDQVHVKFSQPQRAITPGQSVVFYEDDIVVGGGIITKAIK